In Perca fluviatilis chromosome 14, GENO_Pfluv_1.0, whole genome shotgun sequence, a genomic segment contains:
- the LOC120572603 gene encoding Fc receptor-like B, translating to MKRTCLLLLLTSLLCCRTYPASLIVSPSGSHIFSWTYVSLSCEEDDSSAGWTLRRNTTRDTGTPCGDGWGNPAGSSCNIDYMVPWDSGVYWCESREGATSNSINITVTDGPVILQSPVLPVMEGEDLTLTCKTKTSSNLPAGFYKDGSFIRTEPAGHMTIHHVNRSDEGLYKCNISSVGESPPSWVSVTVFGSELLRHSSN from the exons ATGAAGCGAACATGTCTTCTGCTCT TGTTGACTTCACTGCTCTGCTGCAGAACTTATCCAG CCTCTCTGATTGTGAGTCCCAGCGGCTCTCATATCTTCAGCTGGACATATGTCTCTCTCAGCTGTGAGGAGGACGACAGCTCGGCAggatggactctgaggaggaacacaACCAGAGACACTGGGACTCCGTGTGGAGATGGCTGGGGAAATCCTGCTGGTTCTTCCTGTAACATCGACTACATGGTCCCATGGGACAGTGGAGTttactggtgtgagtccagagagggagcaaccagtaacagcatcaacatcactgtcactg atggaccagtgatcctgcagagtcctgtcctccctgtgatggagggagaagacctcactctgacctgtaaaacaaagacgtcctccaacctcccagctggtttctataaagatggctccttcatcaggactgagcctgcaggtcacatgaccatccaccatgttaacaggtctgatgaaggcctctacaagtgcaacatcagcagtgttggagagtctccacccagctgggtctctgtcacag tgtttggttcagaacTGCTCAGGCACTCTTCAAATTGA